The sequence TGATTTTAGAGCCCAGACGAACTCGATCTTTTCCTAGGACGGTCAAACGAAGGCCACAGAAGTACGCCAGAAATAAAAAATGCCAGTAAGCTTAACTTACCGGCATTAACCTTTCGAGGTGGTTTTTTATTAACAGTTTTAATCAGATGAGTAACATGTAATATATTGCCAAGCTTTCCAAGGGTTTTGGGTATTGTATTGATACCTCATGCGGTTGTTATCTACATCCTGATTCAATTGGTGTGTGATTGCATCTTGGAACACAAAAACCCCCTGACCAACGTCAGCTACACTCAGCCCCGTTGCATCACTCATCCAGCGTGTCAGCTCCGCCGCTAATGTGCCTTCTAAATTTTCAAACTGTTCACGGGAAGGAGGACTGGATATGCCCCCTTGCTGGTACCATATCCAATTATCACGCCCAGAAACTTCGGCGGCGTTAAGAATATCGCAGTAATCTTGCGCGTATACGCCAATGGATTCTTTAATGTTTGACTCTGATTTACCTAAAATATCGGTACTGTAATATGAGTAAACAGGAGTTGTATTTGACGTTGTAAGATAAGGAATATCACCACCAAATTGGTCCAATTTATACCCCAAGTTAATCAGGATATGGTCAGCTACCGCTGCTGTGTATTTTTCACTAGTCTCTTTATTATCCAATACGGGGATACAGCCTAAATACTGAGTATCATTTACAGTTACCCCATTAGGACACGCCCCAGTCCCAACAATTAACGTGCTTGTGTCTTGTAGACTTCCTTGCACATTATTGGGGTCTGTGATTTCTAAAACAGCCTGAAATACGCGAGTGGAAGCTTGCTTTACAATTATATTATTTTCTTGTACTTCAACAATAACTTGGTCAGCTAGATTTGCCGGATTAGTATCTACAACTTTGTACTCTAATTCATATTTACTCGGAGGCAGTGGAATATGGTTCCCGTTAACCTCTGCAGAGGCTAACACTATGGTATTTTCATTCCAATCAGCGCCTAAGTACTTTGAACTAAAATTGTAGTCGCTGGGCAACTCGACTTGCTCAATACACGATACATAGCCCACTTGCCCCGCTGTTAAACTGCTAGCTCCATCAAATAACGAAAAGGTTCCATCGATTGCCATATAGGATGAGCCTGAGGGCCATTTGTATTGACTAGTAAAAACTGAACTATTACTTAATGGGTCTGTATATAAACTCCGAAGTTGAGAGATTGCTGGCAATACCAGCCCCCGGGTTACACAGTAAGCATCAGCCAAGTCTGTATTGAAAATAGGATATTGCCCAGCCTCTCCTTGTGTTCCATTTTCAGTGTATGTACCACTAAATGACCCATTGGTACTAGCAAGCTCCTCTAATGTATAAGTGGGATAAAAAGTTACGTCTTGATTGTCATCAAAAATAATACCGTATGAGCGAACCTTAAAATTTAAGGTGCCAATACCATAGCCGCCACGATCGTCTGACACTACGTATGTGAGATATTGCATGCCACTTAGGTTAGGACTATATTCGAACGTATATTGAGTTAGATTAGTCGCCCAACCTAAACCGTTAGTATAAATTCCGGCCAGTTGTAGCTCATCTCCGTCAGCGTCGGACACATAATTTTCTATATTTATAGTAAATGAACCTGTCGGACTGTCGGCTAATATTTTATCTCTAAGTGTCTCGTTAATACTAGCTATCGGTGCTGTATTAGCAGTGTCACTAATCGTGACATAAATAACACCAGGCAGAATATCCATTTGATCGTTAATGGCGGAATAATAGATTGTAACGACCCCTAAAGCCTCATCCGGAGCTGTATAAGTGATGCTATTCCCCTGAGATTCAAAAGCACCAACATCTCCGGTGTCAGTATATCCAACCAACTCGACACTGGTATTATCAAGAGAAAAACCTTCAGGCAAATAAGAAGTTAAATCAATAACTAGCACCTCTGACTGATACGCCGTTTTGCTAATAGGAGGCAAGGGAGAAGATACTGTACTTTCATCGGAGACGACAATTTGGCTGATACCTGACTGACTACCTGAAAAATCCCCACTCAGTGGCTCAACGGTGTAACTGAACCGGCAAACTTGGGCTTCCTCAGTTTCAATTCTAAACTTAAGCCCACTCACATCAACAAAGTCACAGTTATTGTAATCTGAGAGCGGTGTAATATCTGTTATATGTAAATCCTGTCCGCTATCAGATCTGACTTTACTGGTTAAATTCACCGAAGTAAGGACGCTTTCAGGTACAAAGTCCAATGTGTTCTGCGTATCAATAGATATACTCTCGGCTGGCTTATTACCACCGTTATCTGTATCCGATCCAGTTTCTTGGCCACCACATCCGAGTAAAATGAATGACAGCAGAGCTAAAATAGTAACTTTATTTAATAAAATCAATTTATTAAGCCTCACGCTATAGTTGTTTGAGTTTTCAGTCTGGGGAGTAACATGTGATGTACTGCCAAGCTTTATGATCGCTCGATCCTCTAGGTTGATATGCTATAGCCTGAGTATCAACATTCTGATTAAGCTGGTTTGTAGTCTTGTCTTTAAAAAAGAACACCCCTTGCCCTGACATGGCAAGATCGATACCTGCCTCATTAGATATCCATCTAGTTAGATTTTGAGCCATCGGGAAAGTAGCATTAGAAAACCACTCTTCTCTCATGGTATTGTCTGGATTCTGGATGTACCAAGTCCAATTGTCACGCCCACCTAATTCGACTGCGTTAGCAATATCGCAATAATCTTGCGCATACTGATTAATGGCTGATTTCATCACTGACTCGGAAATATCAGAAACATCGTTGAGATCGTAATAGGAGTATTCAGGGGTTGTATTTGACGCTTTAAGATAGGGAATATCATCACCAAATTGATCCAATTGATAGCCCAAGTTAATCAGGATATGGTCAGCTACCGCCCCTGTATATTTTTCACTAGTATCCCTATTATCCAGCACTGGGATACAGCCTAAATACTGAGTATCATTCACAGTTACCCCATTAGGGCACGCTCCAGTTCCAACTATCAGCGTGGTAGTGTCTTGTATATCTCCTTGCACCATAAGGTCTGTAATTTCTAGGACTGCCTGGAATACAGCATCAGAGCGTTTTTTTACAACGATATTATTCTCGTGTACTTCAACAATGACTTCCCCAGCTAATCCTTCGGGGTTGGTGTCTACAACGGTATACTTTAATCCATATTTACTTGGGGGCAGCGGGATGTTGTTTCCGTCAACAGCAGCAGAAGCCAGCACTATGGTATTTTCATCCCAATCAGCACCTAAGTACTTTGAGCTAAAATTGTAGTCACTGGGGAATTCAACTTGCTCTACACACGATACATACCCTTCTTGACCACTTGCTGCACTGCTAGTCCCGTCATTTAATGAGAAGGTTCCATCGGTTGCAATATAAGAGGAGCCTGAGGGCCATTTGTATTTTGTTTCAAAAACAGAGCGGCTACCTAATGGATCCGTATATAAACTCTGAAGTTGAGAAGCTCTTGGTAATACCAGCCCTCGAGTTACACAGTAGGCATCAGCCAAGTCTTCATTAAAAATGGGATATTCACCAGCTTCACCTTGCGTTCCATTTTCAACGTATATATCACTAAAAGTGCCCTCAGTGCTGGCAATCTCCTCTAATGTGTAAGTCGGGTAAAACGTTATATTCTGATCAGCATCAAAGATGAAGTCATATGACCTAACGTAAAAATTTAAGGTTCCAATACCGTAGCCACCGTGATGGTCAGCCACTATGTAAGTGATATATTGCATGCCACTTAGGTTAGGACTATATTCGAACGTAAATTGAGTTAGATCGCTCGCCCAACCTAAACCGTTAGTATAAACGTCGATGAGTTGTAGATTGTCTCCGTCAGCATCGAAAATATAATCTTCTATATTTATTGAAAATGAATCTGTCGGGCTGTCGGCTAATATTTTATCTCCAAGCACCTCATTAATACTGGCTATCGGAGCTGTATTGGCGTTAGCCAGATCACTAATACTGACATAAATCACTCCGGGAAGAAGATTAGCTATATTGTTAATGGCTGAATAATAAATTCTAACCACTCCCAGTGCCTCATCCGGGGCCGTATAAGTGATGCTACTATTCTGAGACTCAAAAGAGCCCAACTCTCCGGTGTCAGTCGTTCCTGTCAACTCGATACTTTTAGTATCAAGAGTAAAACCATCAGGTAAATATGGAGTTAAATCAATAGATAAAACCTCCGATTGATAAGCCATTTTACTGATAGGAGGCAAAGACTCAGGTAATATATTTTCATCTCGTACATCTCGTACATCTCGTACATCTCGTACATCAGAGACCACAATTTGACTGATGCCAGACTGACTTCCCGAAAAATCCTCACTAATAGGCTCAACGGTATAGCTGAAGCGACAAACTTGAGATCCATTGGTTTCAATTCTAAACTGAAGTCCATCCATATCAACAAAGTCGCAGTTATTATGATCTGAGAGCAAGGCAATATTTGTTATGTGTAACTCATGCTCGCTATCAGTTCTCACTTTTTTTGCTAAATCCACAGAGGTTAAGACACTTTCTGATGCAAAATTCAATGTATCTTGCGTATCAATAGAGATACTTTCACCAGATTCATTGCCACCATTGCCAGTGTCTGATGTCGTCCCATCCCCCCCGCATCCGATTAAAAAAAATGACAGCATAGCCAAAAGCGTAATTCTCTGTAGATTTATCATTGGTTTAATTGTCTCGTTGTAATTATCGATGGCTGAGATATAAATGATGAATAAATGTAAAACATCTACTTTAAAGTTAAACGCGTACAGGGATAAATTAGGTCAGGGTTATTAACAACATTAGCATTCATCAATATTAGCTTTGAAAGTTCTATATTAAATCGTTCTGATATATCCCATAGTGTGTCACCTTTAACTATTACATAAAATTTATTTGACTCATTGTCAGGATAGTTAACTCTGTGATCAGAAGCCTTTGCATAATCAGGTTCGATGATTGATTCTAATGGTTTATCACCTGATGTTTTAACGGGAAGAGTACTCGCCACACCTTCATTACCAAACTTATAACTCAAGCCAATAGAAAACTGGTATTCAGAAAATTCATCTGTACTTCTCACCGTACTCTCTATATTAAAAGTCATCGTTTTAGATAAGTGAGCTGCAATACCAAAGCTCGCCTTAGGTACAAACTCCCCCTCCATAACATCCCCACCTAGACGTGAGAATATATCGTAGCCATCACTGACTTTATAAGTATAATTAAGACTCCCGCCCAAATATAAAAGTGCGTCAACCTCATCTGAAATATAAGTATCCAAACTTATACTAAACGAATCAGATAGCCCGTATTGGGCTCCAAAATTTAAATATGATTTAAAGTCTTCTTGCTGAACACCATCATCGCCTTTAGGGTTATATAAACCGACATTAACTTTATAAATCATATCATCAGATCCTGCATACAGTATTGGGGAAAATAACAATCCAGATAATATCAATAACCTAACTTTATAAATCAAGTTCAAAAATAATAGTGACCGCATCGCTATAATCTCCTTCATCAACTTCCCCTGCATATACATCATTAAAACTAAAGTTTAAAATGAAATTCAAATTGTTACCTACTAAACCTATTTCAGCATATTCTTCACTCATAGTTCCATTGCTGATAACGAGTCTATCGTTACATTTTTCACATATTAGTTTGTATGGGATCTTACTAGATGCCTCAGTATGTTCTAGAGAAAAATCGCCCTCATTTCCTGATGATAGGAAGGACATTTTTATACCTGGATTAATGTATCCACTGACATTGACAGCATATTTAGTTTGTCCTTTTACACTATGTTCCTCAGTGTCATACTCAAGATCAAACTGACCATCACCGATTAGATTCACGGATGAAATAAAGCTAGGTTTATAGTCAATAATAACTTGAACCTGGTCATAATAAATTTGATACGATTCAACTTGTTGATGTTCATAAATCAAAAAATATGCAACTGGTTGACTAAAAGAAGCAAGGTAACGACCCGCAGGTACATTAGCCAGAGTAAAGTCCGCTAATAAATCAGGTAATTCAAAGAAAGTTCGGTAAAAATCAAACGGCCTTAATTTTTGTTGTTGAACTAAGGTAAAATTAACACCGCATGATGAAGCCGATTTTAACAAGAAGTCTCCTCCAGAATCTTCCCCTGTTTGACACTGTGGTCCTGTATTAAGACCAGCATCAATACCACCATTACTAGTGTTATAAGAATTTGCAGTACGAAACTCGATCCCGGTATTTTTAAAATCAGTCTCGACCCTTGCCCCTAACTCAGAGGTAAATGTTAATGACCTTAACGAGTTTTGGTAAAATGCAGGACTCCAACGTAATACAGGTAGTAAATTGAATGAATTGCTTGACTGCCATACTGATTGCTGTATTTCATTACCATTGGTGGTAGCATTCGTCCACTGAATCATGTTTCCAGTGACTTTGCCATGAATTATCGACGCATAGGCATTTGCGCTACATGATATAAATAGCACAACGCTAAAGAGTAACTCTCTCATGAACAACCTCATTAGCATTAATCACTGAAAATTTAAGTGTTGATTCTTCCTGACTCTTAAGAGGTAATTTGAACTCTCGTTTTGAATTAGGCAACAAGCGGTATTCATAAATACAATCAGAGTTAAAATCTTTTGTGCATAGATTTAAAACAGCATTAAGCATAGTGTTACTTCTATTTTCAAAACTAATTTTATCTTTTGAAATTCGTTTCAGATCGTAATCAACTTTAACTTCTGACGCAGGGTCAATAAAGTAAACCTTGTAGCCAAAAGCCACTGCTACAGCCGATTTTTTCCCTTCACTGTAAGGAACCGGAGTCACAGATACCGCGTAGACTTGATCTTCAGGAAATTCACAATATTCATCACAATCATTAAGCATTCGAATTGTTTTTCTTTCTCCTGGCTTGAGGATCATTTGTGATGGAGAGACACGAAATGTCCAATCCTGCACATTGTCCTTGTTAAGTTTCTCCTCCACTTTTTCACCCTCAATATAATGGACTTTTGACATTTCAAGATTAATAAACATATCTTTACCGTCATTATTTATCACCTGTATATCTGCGAGATGAGTGTTTACATCCGCAACTTCAAATAAGCTACTAATTGCAATAGCCTGAGATTGACAACTAAAAATTAAAGCTGTCATTGCTATAACCACTTTTAGTTCTTGTCTAAACATTTTAATTACCTACTTAAGTGCGAAACTATTGTTTTCACTATCATTGCTTACATATGACTGTAATTCATTGATAATATTCATTTGAACAAGGCTTATTAATGTCCTTTTACTTTTACTTTTACTTTTACTTTTGAGCTTTACAAACAAATGAGTTTCTTGCGCAAATTCATACTCTATATATTCAATATTAGCCTTCTTCAAACCTTTAATTATTCGGTCCGGGATATCCTCATCTAATTCACCTAAGTAGTAGATAAAATCACCTTGTTTTCCTAATCCTGAGGAAACCAACTGCATGCCATCATCGGTCGTTTCAATAGTTGGAAAACACTTTATTTTAGCTTGATGACCTTTCTCGCCCTCTGGTCCAACAAAACAGAACTGATCGTTGGAAACAATTTTGAAAGACTGATCCCTAATAAGTGATATTGAATAAATACCATCACCGACCTTGCTAACAGAAACACAAGCTTCACCTAAACACTGAATATTGTTTAAGGATTTATTATTAAAATCTTCAAAATAACTAAGGAAGGATGTGACCTCTTCAACATCACTAGATATTGTATGTACGGAGCCAGGGTAAGAAAACATTATGTCAGTTTTATACTTCTCCCGATCTCGTGATGAATAACCACTAATTTCATTATCTAGATTTATTTCATAGCTTTTAAAGTAATCCAACCCAATTAGCGTCGTTTTACCCGTAATATTTTTATCCACGTATCGGCCATTGTTAACTTGTAATCCTAGCACTCCAGTATTTTCATCTTCATCGATATCATCTAAAAAATTATTACTATTTACAATAATATATGAATCATTAAAATATTTAGATTGGTAAATTCCTTCTCCCGAGATAATCGATGTTGATTCTAGAGTCATGGATAAATTACTATTACCTTGACTTGAATAATTACCATACCCGCTTGCGTAAAACTGTTCACTATTCAAACTAATATTTCCATTTAAACTAGTCTCAGATTGCTCACCATCGAGATAGTTACTCAATGAAGTCCCCCCACTTGAATCGACGGATGAAAATAACCCTAACTCGTTTTCATGATAGCTAACTGTGTTAGTAACTCTTCCACTACTACGATTCGATGATTCATAGCCCCCTGAGTAGGATAAATGATCATTGCCTAAAGGAATTGAGATATTTAATGAAAATATACCGTCTCGTTTATTTATAACTTGATCACTCATTGACAATGAATAACCAACATTTAATGATATATTATTAAGTATATTAGTTTGATAGTTTACTGCTAGGTTAGTACTATCAATCTTCCCGGTATAATATTCACTGCTATCTTGAGCTAAATACCCATCATGGCTATCCATTGCAGTATTATAAGTATCATCATACATAAAATAATTATGATGTAATGAACTGTTATAATTATTAAATTCTCTGGCATCACGATGTAATTTACTACCATAAATACTTACACTGCCATTCGCAATGGGAAAAGAATATGACAATATGAGCTGGTCGTAGGATTGCTGACCATACACAGCAGACACCAAATTATTTGTTGGCCCTATCCCATTAACATTTAAATATTCATAATCTAAGTTTAATCCAAATAAGCTCAAAGAAGTCTGATAAAAAATCCCACTCGGAAGTTTATTGTAATAAATGGCAGCACTTAAATTAGGATCTGAATAAATAGCAGCCGCACCAACATCAATAGAATCACCATCGCTTCGACTGTTAGATCCCAATAGGAGTGTATCGTTAAACAGAGATTTAGTAATCGATACCTCTGCATATGCTAAAGTCTCGACATCTTGTTCTGTATCATATTCAGACTGACGTAAACTGACGTTATAGTCATAGCCTTTGTGACTTGTTTTACTGATGTTATTACTTATTCGTCTTATTATTCTTTCTTCGGCATAACCATCTGCACGGATCCTCAATTCAACATCATAATTCCCTCTGGGTAATTTAGCATAACTGATTGAATGCTGCCCTTTGGGATACGACTGGCTAAACAAGGTTTTACCATCTCGTATAACATCAATCGTACCTGAATTTTTAATGTCAAAATATAACTGTTTCTGTTGAGAGTCATTGATAGCTAATAAGTTGTCACTTGAAGATAAGCTAAGGTAATAGCTATTTTTACTACGAGAAAAATCTAAAAGAGATGTAGAATTATTTTTTACTAGATTATATGATGAATAACCTAACTGTAAAGAATGTCCTTCAAAGTTAAACTCATACTTCAGATTATTCACATCAAAATCTGTACTTTCATGACCTTTTGTACTTGAAAATAAAGACACATCAGTCTCTAGATAACCTTTTCCCAATCCAATTATGGTTCCATTATTTAACGTCGAATTAAAATCATTATCATAGTAACTAGTATACAGGCGATTATTAACGATAATCGCACTGGGGTCTGGAGATATTTGGGTATAGTTTACTTTCCCTTTACTTTCACTCATAAAATCTGAACTTACATCAAGCTGTAACTTGTTATCTTCGTAAGAATATAAAGACTGAATTCCTCCTTGATTGACGTCATTACTTAAAATCGCAGCTACAACCTCTTCAACTCGATCATTTTTTATTCCAGATTTGGTCAAAGCCTCATAAAAACTTTTTACATTTTCAATCCTACTAATTGAATAATAATTAGCATAGACTTTAGTTTCATAATAGTTATTGTTAGGAAGAGTAAATAAAACTGTACGCTCTTCATATTCATAAAAATGTTGAAAACCTTTAGGGATATATTGACTGTGTGCAGTTCCTGTCAGTAACAGTAGTAGAAAGAAATAATATTTAAGCATCGGTCATATTCCACTAAAAGCTTAGAGCCACATATAAAGTTGCACTTCCCTTACAACGAGATTTCCACACATCAAGCCCAGGTGTAGGGGAAAATTCGATAGAGAATTCTCTTGTATCACTTAAGAACTGAGAATTAGAATTATTAAAATAATCAAAAACAATTGGCTTTTCGATCTGTAGAGCTTGACCGTCCATATAATATGTCGCAAACCCTTCTACATCGATACTGCCATCGACATCAACACAACTACTTTCTAAAACTGTAGGAGTTATTTCAAAGCCGGCACTAAAACCAACAGGAATATCTGTCTTTATAAACACTGTTGTAGACTTAGATATAAACTTTTCTACACTTTGGTTGTATTCAATATCTAAGGATGGTTGCTTAAAACCAAACTTAGTCACACTGTAAGAGTAAAATTCTTCATTGTTAATGTGGGCATACAGAAAAATATTTTTCTCTATTCGATCAGCTGAATAGGATAAATTACTCATAAACATAAAAAGTGAAAAATACATAGTTTTAAATTTCATAATAAGATAAGGAGTACCTTAAAATATAGTTGATTCTAATTTAACACATACAGTGACTCTAAATACCCTCCACAACCCCCTACTCTTTCTTGAGTAAAATATACAACAAAGCGGCCGTGACCGCTTTGCTACTAATAGCCGTAGATAAATATAAACAGCGGAGTGTTGCTAATAACTAAATTAGTTTTATGTGTACACTCATATTTTAATAATTAACTATATAAGATAATTAATTAGCGAAATTTACATCTGCATATATCACTGTTGTCGCAGTCACTGTATCTCCAGCAACCGTATCATCTATACCTGAACCCGGTTTATTCTTAATAGACCAACTCGTCTTCCAAGAATCGGCATCAGTCTCCACTAGATCGACGTTAGACGAC is a genomic window of Shewanella psychrophila containing:
- a CDS encoding Ig-like domain-containing protein, which codes for MILLNKVTILALLSFILLGCGGQETGSDTDNGGNKPAESISIDTQNTLDFVPESVLTSVNLTSKVRSDSGQDLHITDITPLSDYNNCDFVDVSGLKFRIETEEAQVCRFSYTVEPLSGDFSGSQSGISQIVVSDESTVSSPLPPISKTAYQSEVLVIDLTSYLPEGFSLDNTSVELVGYTDTGDVGAFESQGNSITYTAPDEALGVVTIYYSAINDQMDILPGVIYVTISDTANTAPIASINETLRDKILADSPTGSFTINIENYVSDADGDELQLAGIYTNGLGWATNLTQYTFEYSPNLSGMQYLTYVVSDDRGGYGIGTLNFKVRSYGIIFDDNQDVTFYPTYTLEELASTNGSFSGTYTENGTQGEAGQYPIFNTDLADAYCVTRGLVLPAISQLRSLYTDPLSNSSVFTSQYKWPSGSSYMAIDGTFSLFDGASSLTAGQVGYVSCIEQVELPSDYNFSSKYLGADWNENTIVLASAEVNGNHIPLPPSKYELEYKVVDTNPANLADQVIVEVQENNIIVKQASTRVFQAVLEITDPNNVQGSLQDTSTLIVGTGACPNGVTVNDTQYLGCIPVLDNKETSEKYTAAVADHILINLGYKLDQFGGDIPYLTTSNTTPVYSYYSTDILGKSESNIKESIGVYAQDYCDILNAAEVSGRDNWIWYQQGGISSPPSREQFENLEGTLAAELTRWMSDATGLSVADVGQGVFVFQDAITHQLNQDVDNNRMRYQYNTQNPWKAWQYITCYSSD
- a CDS encoding pilus assembly protein is translated as MFRQELKVVIAMTALIFSCQSQAIAISSLFEVADVNTHLADIQVINNDGKDMFINLEMSKVHYIEGEKVEEKLNKDNVQDWTFRVSPSQMILKPGERKTIRMLNDCDEYCEFPEDQVYAVSVTPVPYSEGKKSAVAVAFGYKVYFIDPASEVKVDYDLKRISKDKISFENRSNTMLNAVLNLCTKDFNSDCIYEYRLLPNSKREFKLPLKSQEESTLKFSVINANEVVHERVTL
- a CDS encoding LysM peptidoglycan-binding domain-containing protein, which codes for MIYKVNVGLYNPKGDDGVQQEDFKSYLNFGAQYGLSDSFSISLDTYISDEVDALLYLGGSLNYTYKVSDGYDIFSRLGGDVMEGEFVPKASFGIAAHLSKTMTFNIESTVRSTDEFSEYQFSIGLSYKFGNEGVASTLPVKTSGDKPLESIIEPDYAKASDHRVNYPDNESNKFYVIVKGDTLWDISERFNIELSKLILMNANVVNNPDLIYPCTRLTLK
- a CDS encoding CS1-pili formation C-terminal domain-containing protein; its protein translation is MLKYYFFLLLLLTGTAHSQYIPKGFQHFYEYEERTVLFTLPNNNYYETKVYANYYSISRIENVKSFYEALTKSGIKNDRVEEVVAAILSNDVNQGGIQSLYSYEDNKLQLDVSSDFMSESKGKVNYTQISPDPSAIIVNNRLYTSYYDNDFNSTLNNGTIIGLGKGYLETDVSLFSSTKGHESTDFDVNNLKYEFNFEGHSLQLGYSSYNLVKNNSTSLLDFSRSKNSYYLSLSSSDNLLAINDSQQKQLYFDIKNSGTIDVIRDGKTLFSQSYPKGQHSISYAKLPRGNYDVELRIRADGYAEERIIRRISNNISKTSHKGYDYNVSLRQSEYDTEQDVETLAYAEVSITKSLFNDTLLLGSNSRSDGDSIDVGAAAIYSDPNLSAAIYYNKLPSGIFYQTSLSLFGLNLDYEYLNVNGIGPTNNLVSAVYGQQSYDQLILSYSFPIANGSVSIYGSKLHRDAREFNNYNSSLHHNYFMYDDTYNTAMDSHDGYLAQDSSEYYTGKIDSTNLAVNYQTNILNNISLNVGYSLSMSDQVINKRDGIFSLNISIPLGNDHLSYSGGYESSNRSSGRVTNTVSYHENELGLFSSVDSSGGTSLSNYLDGEQSETSLNGNISLNSEQFYASGYGNYSSQGNSNLSMTLESTSIISGEGIYQSKYFNDSYIIVNSNNFLDDIDEDENTGVLGLQVNNGRYVDKNITGKTTLIGLDYFKSYEINLDNEISGYSSRDREKYKTDIMFSYPGSVHTISSDVEEVTSFLSYFEDFNNKSLNNIQCLGEACVSVSKVGDGIYSISLIRDQSFKIVSNDQFCFVGPEGEKGHQAKIKCFPTIETTDDGMQLVSSGLGKQGDFIYYLGELDEDIPDRIIKGLKKANIEYIEYEFAQETHLFVKLKSKSKSKSKRTLISLVQMNIINELQSYVSNDSENNSFALK